A single region of the Rathayibacter rathayi genome encodes:
- the metE gene encoding 5-methyltetrahydropteroyltriglutamate--homocysteine S-methyltransferase, which produces MSTTPAFPTGTVLGYPRIGRRRELKRAVESFWSGTVTAEQVEEEGAALRAATRERLLALGLGRDDSSIPEAHSFYDQVLDTALAVGAIPERFADLVVDGAIDLAGSFTLARGDGDRPPLEMTKWFDSNYHYLVPEIGPETSFSLADTRRVREVEEARAAGFTTRPVLVGPVTFLLLAKPDAAAPAGFSPLSRLADLVPVYAQLLGRLREAGAEWVQLDEPALVSESLGVPRERVLAAVESAYGLLAGAQERPALFVAAPYGTLGDALPVLVQAGVEAVGVDLVKGAAPTAVPGLERTVLVAGVVDGHNVWRGDLSAALEKAEALRPLAESVAVSSSTSLFHLPHDVADEPDLDPRLASWLAFADQKIEQVAVLARGLREGRVAVSAELEAATAAWEDRRTAPGVRDGVVRTRVTSLRPEDRHRAPAAERLAAQEEALRLPPLPTTTIGSFPQTREIRTARAALSRGDLSAEQYIERMREEIERVVRLQEELGLDVLVHGEPERNDMVQYFAEHLDGFAVTRNGWVQSYGSRCTRPSLLWGDVSRPAPITVEWSAFAQSRTDRPVKGMLTGPVTILAWSFVRDDQPLAETADQVALALREEIADLERAGIRIVQVDEPALRELLPLEAAARPAYLEWSVGAFRLATGAAATATQIHTHLCYSEFGVVIDAIDRLDADVTSIEAARSRMEVVADIERSGFARGIGPGVWDIHSPRVPSDDEVGELIRTALGSIPVRQLWINPDCGLKTRGYDETLASLRAMVAAATQARASLAAV; this is translated from the coding sequence ATGAGCACTACACCCGCCTTCCCGACCGGAACCGTCCTCGGCTACCCCCGTATCGGACGCCGCCGCGAGCTGAAGAGAGCCGTCGAGTCGTTCTGGTCCGGCACCGTCACCGCCGAGCAGGTGGAGGAGGAGGGTGCCGCACTGCGCGCCGCCACCCGTGAGCGCCTGCTCGCCCTCGGCCTCGGCCGCGACGACTCGTCGATCCCCGAGGCGCACTCCTTCTACGACCAGGTGCTCGATACCGCGCTCGCGGTCGGCGCGATCCCGGAGCGCTTCGCGGACCTCGTCGTCGACGGAGCGATCGACCTGGCCGGATCCTTCACGCTGGCCCGCGGTGACGGCGATCGGCCGCCGTTGGAGATGACCAAGTGGTTCGACTCCAACTACCACTACCTCGTGCCTGAGATCGGTCCAGAGACGTCGTTCTCGCTCGCGGACACCCGCCGGGTGCGCGAGGTCGAGGAGGCGCGTGCGGCCGGCTTCACCACGCGGCCCGTGCTGGTCGGGCCGGTTACCTTCCTCCTGCTCGCGAAGCCCGACGCGGCAGCACCGGCGGGCTTCTCTCCACTCTCGCGCCTCGCGGACCTTGTCCCCGTTTACGCTCAGCTGCTCGGTCGCCTCCGCGAGGCCGGGGCCGAGTGGGTCCAGCTCGACGAGCCGGCGCTGGTGTCGGAGTCGCTGGGCGTGCCGCGGGAGCGCGTTCTTGCGGCCGTCGAGTCGGCCTATGGGCTGCTCGCCGGTGCGCAGGAGCGGCCCGCGCTGTTCGTCGCAGCGCCTTACGGCACCCTCGGCGATGCCCTTCCGGTCCTCGTTCAGGCGGGCGTCGAGGCCGTCGGCGTCGATCTCGTGAAGGGCGCCGCTCCGACCGCGGTGCCCGGACTCGAGCGCACCGTGCTCGTGGCCGGAGTAGTCGACGGGCACAACGTGTGGCGCGGCGACCTCTCGGCCGCGCTAGAGAAAGCGGAGGCACTGCGTCCGCTCGCCGAGAGCGTCGCCGTCTCCAGCTCCACCTCGCTCTTTCACCTGCCGCACGATGTCGCCGACGAGCCCGATCTCGATCCGCGTCTGGCGTCGTGGCTCGCCTTCGCCGACCAGAAGATCGAGCAGGTCGCCGTGCTCGCGCGGGGTCTTCGCGAAGGTCGGGTCGCCGTCAGCGCGGAGCTCGAGGCCGCGACCGCCGCCTGGGAGGACCGCCGGACGGCGCCGGGAGTGCGTGACGGCGTCGTGCGCACCCGAGTCACGTCCCTCCGCCCCGAGGATCGGCACCGGGCGCCCGCCGCCGAGCGCCTCGCCGCCCAGGAGGAGGCACTCCGCCTGCCGCCGCTGCCCACGACGACGATCGGCTCGTTCCCGCAGACGCGCGAGATCCGCACGGCCCGTGCTGCCCTCAGCCGGGGCGACCTCTCTGCCGAGCAGTACATCGAGCGGATGCGGGAGGAGATCGAGCGGGTGGTGCGCCTGCAGGAGGAGCTCGGCCTCGACGTGCTGGTGCACGGTGAACCCGAGCGCAACGACATGGTGCAGTACTTCGCGGAGCACCTCGACGGCTTTGCGGTGACGCGGAACGGTTGGGTGCAGTCCTACGGCAGCCGCTGCACGAGGCCCTCGCTGCTGTGGGGTGACGTCTCGCGCCCGGCGCCGATCACGGTCGAGTGGTCGGCGTTCGCTCAGTCGCGCACCGACCGGCCGGTGAAGGGGATGCTGACCGGACCGGTGACGATTCTCGCCTGGTCGTTCGTCCGTGACGACCAGCCGCTCGCTGAGACGGCCGATCAGGTCGCTCTCGCGCTGCGCGAGGAGATCGCCGATCTGGAGCGGGCGGGGATCCGCATCGTGCAGGTGGACGAGCCGGCGCTCCGGGAGCTGCTGCCGCTCGAGGCGGCGGCGCGACCCGCCTATCTGGAGTGGTCGGTCGGCGCCTTCCGGCTCGCGACGGGTGCAGCGGCGACGGCGACCCAGATCCACACGCACCTCTGTTACTCCGAGTTTGGAGTCGTGATCGACGCGATCGACCGGCTCGACGCGGACGTGACCAGCATCGAAGCGGCGCGTTCGCGGATGGAGGTGGTAGCGGACATCGAACGCTCGGGCTTCGCGCGGGGGATCGGACCGGGCGTCTGGGACATCCACTCGCCGCGGGTGCCGAGCGACGACGAAGTCGGCGAGCTCATCCGAACCGCTCTCGGCTCGATCCCGGTGCGCCAGCTCTGGATCAACCCGGACTGCGGGTTGAAGACGCGCGGATACGACGAGACGCTCGCCTCCCTTCGCGCGATGGTGGCCGCCGCGACGCAGGCCCGCGCCTCGCTCGCGGCCGTCTGA
- the lexA gene encoding transcriptional repressor LexA has translation MSDARTAGMSAAKTKAAAGRRRKSLSAKQLAIMDAIQRSVSSRGYPPSMREIGDAVGLASLSSVTHQLNQLELSGYLRRDPNRPRALEILIDVPSSTEDDGSFESTAPVGDAAMVPLVGRIAAGVPIMADQQIDEVFPLPRQLVGKGELFILKVVGESMIDAAICDGDWVVVRSQRTAENGEIVAAMLDGEATVKVLRQRDGHTWLLPRNSNFEPILGDEAEVLGKIVAVLRSV, from the coding sequence GTGAGCGACGCGCGAACGGCCGGTATGTCGGCCGCCAAGACGAAGGCCGCCGCCGGTCGGCGCCGGAAGAGCCTGAGCGCGAAGCAGCTCGCGATCATGGACGCGATCCAACGCTCCGTATCGAGTCGCGGCTACCCGCCGAGCATGCGCGAGATCGGCGACGCCGTCGGGCTCGCCTCGCTCTCGAGCGTCACTCACCAGCTCAACCAGCTCGAGCTCAGCGGCTACCTACGCCGCGACCCCAACCGCCCTCGCGCGCTCGAGATCCTCATCGACGTGCCCAGCTCCACCGAGGACGACGGCTCGTTCGAGTCGACCGCCCCAGTCGGCGACGCGGCGATGGTCCCCCTCGTCGGCCGCATCGCCGCGGGCGTGCCGATCATGGCCGACCAGCAGATCGACGAGGTCTTCCCGCTGCCGCGCCAGCTCGTCGGTAAGGGCGAGCTCTTCATACTCAAGGTCGTCGGCGAGTCGATGATCGACGCCGCGATCTGCGACGGCGACTGGGTCGTCGTCCGCTCCCAGCGCACCGCCGAGAACGGCGAGATCGTGGCGGCGATGCTCGACGGTGAGGCCACCGTCAAGGTGCTTCGCCAGCGCGACGGCCATACCTGGCTACTTCCGCGAAACTCCAACTTCGAGCCGATCCTCGGCGACGAGGCCGAGGTGCTCGGGAAGATCGTCGCGGTCCTCCGCTCGGTCTGA
- a CDS encoding LysM peptidoglycan-binding domain-containing protein, giving the protein MTAQLTSRPLQQVHAAPSVSAPHQVTAPQSRSEQQSAPAQTRVVRTHLRLTRRGRAVVAAFGALPVVAGAFAFGLNGGGAVASSDQAAVEFQYVTVHAGESLWSLAEELAPQSDPRDVVDDILSLNQLSSAGVEPGQRLAIPAEYDTAR; this is encoded by the coding sequence ATGACCGCACAGCTCACCTCCCGCCCGCTGCAGCAGGTGCACGCGGCTCCGTCCGTGTCGGCCCCGCATCAGGTGACGGCCCCGCAGTCCCGTTCGGAGCAGCAGAGCGCTCCTGCGCAGACGCGCGTCGTCCGCACGCACCTGCGGCTCACCCGCCGAGGCCGTGCCGTGGTCGCCGCGTTCGGTGCGCTGCCGGTGGTCGCTGGCGCGTTCGCGTTCGGGCTCAACGGCGGAGGGGCGGTCGCGTCGAGCGACCAGGCTGCGGTCGAGTTCCAGTACGTCACCGTCCACGCGGGGGAATCGCTGTGGTCGCTCGCGGAAGAGCTCGCGCCCCAGTCCGACCCGCGCGACGTGGTCGACGACATCCTCTCGCTGAATCAACTTTCCAGCGCAGGTGTCGAGCCCGGCCAGCGCCTGGCGATCCCGGCGGAGTACGACACCGCGCGCTGA
- a CDS encoding histidinol-phosphate transaminase translates to MVTTLDDLPLRDDLRGKRPYGAPQAVVPVALNVNENTHPVPDDVIADIVGRVSQALRAVNRYPDREFRELREALAGYLGHGLTADGVWAANGSNEVLQHVLQAFGGPGRSLLGFAPTYSMYSILASGSGTEWIAAPREAEFEVGADYAAEQMRRFQPDIVFLCAPNNPTGTPLDLTVIEAVYDATDGIVVVDEAYVEFGGREAPTALSLLPGRPRLLVSRTMSKAFAFAGVRLGYLAADPAVVDALRLVRLPYHLSALTQAAAIAALAHADEMLAMVGEIIVQRDRMIEGLRSLGYRPSATGSNFVLFGGVDDPTVMFEGLLARGVLIRDVGIPGHLRVSAGTAEETTAFLEALASLPAPSADPAVVLSRE, encoded by the coding sequence CTGGTGACGACTCTCGACGACCTCCCCCTCCGCGACGACCTTCGAGGCAAGCGCCCGTACGGTGCACCGCAGGCCGTCGTCCCTGTGGCCCTTAACGTCAACGAGAACACCCACCCGGTCCCGGACGACGTGATCGCCGACATCGTCGGCCGCGTGTCCCAGGCCCTGCGTGCCGTCAACCGGTACCCCGATCGGGAGTTCCGCGAGCTGCGCGAGGCGCTCGCTGGCTATTTGGGGCACGGCCTCACCGCCGACGGAGTCTGGGCCGCGAACGGCTCGAACGAAGTACTGCAGCATGTCCTCCAGGCCTTCGGTGGTCCCGGTCGCTCACTGCTCGGCTTCGCGCCCACTTACTCGATGTACTCGATCCTCGCCTCGGGGAGCGGCACCGAATGGATCGCCGCCCCGCGCGAGGCCGAGTTCGAGGTCGGAGCCGACTACGCCGCCGAGCAGATGCGCCGTTTCCAACCGGACATCGTCTTCCTCTGCGCTCCGAACAACCCCACCGGCACCCCCCTGGATCTCACTGTGATCGAGGCGGTCTACGACGCGACCGACGGGATCGTCGTCGTCGATGAGGCCTACGTCGAATTCGGCGGCCGGGAGGCGCCCACCGCACTGAGCCTCCTGCCCGGGCGTCCTCGCCTGCTCGTGTCGCGCACCATGAGCAAGGCGTTCGCCTTCGCCGGCGTGCGGCTCGGCTACCTCGCCGCGGACCCCGCCGTGGTCGACGCGCTGCGTCTCGTCCGCCTCCCGTACCACTTGTCGGCGCTGACGCAGGCCGCGGCGATCGCCGCGCTCGCCCACGCCGACGAGATGCTAGCGATGGTCGGCGAGATCATCGTGCAGCGCGATCGGATGATCGAGGGCCTGCGCTCGCTCGGCTACCGCCCTTCCGCGACGGGCAGCAACTTCGTCCTCTTCGGTGGCGTCGACGATCCGACCGTCATGTTCGAGGGCCTGCTCGCCCGCGGGGTCCTCATCCGCGATGTCGGCATCCCCGGCCACCTCCGCGTGAGCGCCGGCACCGCGGAGGAGACGACCGCGTTCCTCGAGGCGCTCGCCTCCCTCCCCGCCCCCTCCGCCGACCCCGCGGTCGTGCTCTCGCGCGAGTGA
- the hisB gene encoding imidazoleglycerol-phosphate dehydratase HisB, with protein MTSPSAAPGRTASLSRATTESSIELSLDLDGTGVADLETGVPFFDHLLTAFAKHSLTDLRVRARGDIEIDIHHTAEDIGIVLGTAIRQALGDKAGISRFGDALVPLDEALVQAVVDISGRPYLVHTGEPEGFALHLIGGHFTGSMVRHVFEAIAFNAGLTVHVTVLGGRDPHHIAEAEFKAFARAFRQAKALDPLVSGVPSTKGAL; from the coding sequence ATGACCTCCCCGAGCGCCGCACCCGGGCGCACCGCCTCCCTCAGCCGAGCCACCACAGAGTCGAGTATCGAGCTCTCGCTCGACCTCGACGGCACCGGTGTCGCCGATCTCGAGACCGGCGTGCCCTTCTTCGACCACCTGCTGACCGCGTTCGCGAAGCACTCGCTGACCGACCTGCGCGTGCGGGCCCGTGGCGACATCGAGATCGACATCCACCACACCGCCGAGGACATCGGCATCGTGCTCGGCACCGCCATCCGCCAGGCCCTCGGCGACAAAGCCGGCATCTCCCGCTTCGGCGACGCGCTCGTCCCCCTCGACGAGGCGCTCGTGCAGGCCGTCGTCGACATCTCCGGCCGCCCCTACCTCGTCCACACCGGCGAGCCGGAGGGCTTCGCGCTGCACCTGATCGGCGGCCACTTCACCGGCTCGATGGTCCGCCATGTCTTCGAGGCGATCGCGTTCAACGCCGGCCTTACCGTGCACGTCACGGTGCTCGGTGGCCGGGATCCGCACCACATTGCCGAGGCCGAGTTCAAGGCCTTCGCCCGCGCCTTTCGTCAGGCGAAGGCGCTGGATCCGCTGGTCTCCGGCGTCCCCTCGACCAAGGGCGCGCTGTGA
- the hisH gene encoding imidazole glycerol phosphate synthase subunit HisH, with translation MSSSRPSVVVYDYGSGNVHSAVKALEFAGADVELTGDRQRALEADGLLVPGVGAFDAVMAALSRARGGEIIERRLAGGRPVLGICVGMQVLFERGVERGVESAGLGEWPGTVDRLPAEVVPHMGWNTVSAPGGSVLFDGIAEERFYFVHSYGAREWSLDVMPPFPRPAVTWAEHGGPFIAAVENGPLSATQFHPEKSGAAGLRLLANWLGSLRTN, from the coding sequence GTGAGTTCGAGCCGCCCGTCCGTCGTCGTCTACGACTACGGCTCGGGGAACGTGCACTCCGCTGTCAAGGCGCTCGAGTTCGCGGGCGCCGACGTCGAGCTGACCGGCGATCGGCAGCGCGCCCTCGAGGCCGACGGCCTGCTCGTCCCCGGAGTCGGCGCCTTTGACGCGGTGATGGCAGCTCTCAGCCGGGCGCGCGGCGGCGAGATCATCGAGAGGCGTCTCGCGGGCGGTCGCCCCGTCCTGGGCATCTGCGTCGGGATGCAGGTGCTGTTCGAGCGCGGCGTCGAGCGCGGTGTCGAGAGTGCCGGTCTGGGCGAGTGGCCGGGTACGGTCGATCGGCTCCCGGCCGAGGTCGTTCCGCACATGGGCTGGAACACCGTCTCCGCTCCCGGGGGCTCGGTGCTCTTCGACGGCATCGCCGAGGAGCGCTTCTACTTCGTGCACTCCTACGGCGCCCGGGAGTGGTCGCTCGATGTGATGCCGCCGTTCCCGCGACCCGCGGTGACCTGGGCCGAGCACGGGGGTCCCTTCATCGCCGCGGTCGAGAACGGCCCGCTCTCGGCGACGCAGTTCCACCCCGAGAAGTCGGGCGCCGCCGGGCTCCGCTTGCTGGCGAATTGGCTGGGCAGCCTCCGCACGAACTAG
- the priA gene encoding bifunctional 1-(5-phosphoribosyl)-5-((5-phosphoribosylamino)methylideneamino)imidazole-4-carboxamide isomerase/phosphoribosylanthranilate isomerase PriA — MSEFTKAPGLVLLPAIDVAGGKAVRLTQGEAGTETNYGDPLDAAGDWVDQGAEWIHLVDLDAAFGRGDNHGIMKKVIRQVRGVNVELSGGIRDDRSLESALSAGAKRINLGTAALENPEWAASVIAQYGDQIAVGLDVRGTTLAARGWTREGGDLWQVLDRLEEAGCTRYVVTDVTKDGTLKGPNVELLEQVMARTHRPVIASGGISNLDDIAALRGLVPQGLEGAIVGKALYAGAFTLAEALDVASE, encoded by the coding sequence ATGAGCGAGTTTACCAAGGCTCCGGGCCTGGTCCTCCTGCCCGCGATCGACGTGGCGGGCGGCAAGGCCGTGCGCCTGACGCAGGGCGAGGCCGGGACGGAGACCAACTACGGCGATCCCCTCGACGCCGCCGGCGACTGGGTCGACCAAGGTGCGGAGTGGATCCACCTCGTCGACCTTGACGCCGCCTTCGGCCGCGGCGACAACCACGGCATCATGAAGAAGGTCATCCGGCAGGTGAGGGGCGTGAACGTCGAGCTCTCCGGCGGGATCCGCGACGACCGCAGTCTCGAGTCCGCTCTGAGCGCCGGCGCCAAGCGGATCAATCTCGGCACCGCGGCACTGGAGAATCCGGAGTGGGCCGCGAGCGTCATCGCCCAGTACGGCGACCAGATCGCCGTCGGGCTGGACGTGCGCGGAACGACCCTCGCCGCTCGCGGCTGGACCAGGGAGGGCGGCGACCTCTGGCAGGTCCTCGACCGGCTCGAGGAGGCGGGCTGCACCCGCTATGTCGTGACGGACGTCACGAAGGACGGCACGCTGAAGGGCCCGAACGTCGAGCTGCTCGAGCAGGTCATGGCCCGTACGCACCGCCCCGTGATCGCCTCGGGCGGCATCTCGAACCTCGACGACATCGCCGCACTGCGTGGCCTCGTGCCCCAGGGCCTCGAGGGTGCGATCGTCGGCAAGGCGCTGTACGCGGGCGCGTTCACGCTCGCGGAGGCCCTGGATGTCGCATCAGAGTGA
- a CDS encoding SseB family protein, translating into MSHQSEPGPLPAHLTDSAGTPWAGRHFEPSAAVEDDGSAPPALVAALESFTTGARGPDVVVDALRASRLLIPLIARLSEEAEGIGGRRADKTQELAIVTVAGPDGRRVLPVFSDVNSMRRWDPAARPVPVDGRRASLAAVAEGTEVMVLDPASEGEFAVRRPALWAIAEGAEWRPSDTDPDVLAALRAGAEGESAVESLAVRAGDPAQRLTGPELVVVLSLHPGLDQEALSALIARLGDRWAAEDTVAQRVDSMTLQLAAAR; encoded by the coding sequence ATGTCGCATCAGAGTGAGCCCGGCCCGCTCCCCGCGCATCTGACCGACTCCGCGGGCACTCCCTGGGCCGGCCGGCACTTCGAGCCGAGCGCCGCTGTGGAGGACGACGGCAGTGCCCCGCCGGCACTGGTCGCCGCGCTCGAGTCGTTCACGACCGGCGCTCGCGGACCGGACGTCGTTGTCGACGCCCTTCGCGCGTCCCGCCTGCTCATCCCGCTGATCGCCCGCCTCAGCGAGGAGGCTGAGGGCATCGGCGGTCGTCGAGCGGACAAGACGCAGGAGCTGGCGATCGTCACCGTCGCCGGGCCCGACGGCCGCAGGGTGCTCCCCGTCTTCAGCGACGTGAACAGCATGCGCCGCTGGGACCCCGCGGCGCGTCCTGTTCCGGTCGACGGACGTCGGGCGTCGCTGGCGGCGGTGGCGGAGGGAACCGAGGTGATGGTGCTCGACCCCGCCTCCGAGGGGGAGTTCGCGGTCCGCCGTCCGGCGCTGTGGGCGATTGCCGAGGGCGCGGAGTGGCGTCCTTCGGACACGGACCCGGACGTCCTCGCCGCCCTGCGTGCCGGCGCGGAGGGGGAGTCGGCCGTGGAGTCGCTGGCGGTTCGCGCGGGCGATCCGGCGCAACGGCTCACGGGACCGGAACTCGTGGTCGTGCTGAGCCTGCACCCCGGACTCGACCAGGAGGCGCTCAGCGCTCTGATCGCGCGCCTGGGCGACCGATGGGCGGCGGAGGACACCGTCGCGCAGCGCGTCGACTCGATGACGCTCCAGCTCGCCGCGGCCCGCTGA
- a CDS encoding DUF1844 domain-containing protein, giving the protein MAQHDDETHDHDDTYDDDYTRRFGEDGGASDVEAARDIAAVPAVEIITTAAVHLMSAAAVKCGLADEPGAQVDLDEARKLINALAGLVTAGAPDISDMHARSLRDGLRTLQLAFREASPIADPIGKGPGEKWTGPVT; this is encoded by the coding sequence ATGGCCCAGCACGACGACGAGACTCACGACCACGACGACACGTACGACGACGACTACACCCGACGATTCGGCGAGGACGGCGGCGCCTCCGACGTGGAGGCCGCCCGCGATATCGCGGCGGTCCCCGCGGTCGAGATCATCACCACCGCGGCGGTGCATCTGATGAGCGCCGCAGCCGTCAAGTGCGGGCTCGCCGACGAGCCGGGCGCGCAGGTCGACCTCGACGAGGCGCGCAAGCTGATCAACGCGCTCGCAGGCCTGGTCACGGCCGGCGCCCCCGACATCAGCGACATGCACGCCCGAAGCCTGCGCGACGGGCTGCGCACCCTTCAGCTCGCCTTCCGCGAGGCCTCCCCCATCGCCGACCCGATCGGCAAGGGGCCGGGCGAGAAGTGGACGGGCCCGGTCACCTGA
- the infC gene encoding translation initiation factor IF-3, with product MSDPRTNDRIRVPEVRLVGPAGEQVGVVKIEVALRLAQDADLDLVEVAPNSKPPVAKIMDYGKFKYEQAQKLKEARRNQANTILKEVRFRLKIDKHDYETKRKRAEGFLKAGDKVKAMILFRGREQSRPEMGVRLLQRFAEDVAEFGQVESTPTIDGRNMVMVIGPLKNKSEAKAEANAVRAARREANTPEDTAEAESV from the coding sequence ATCAGCGATCCCCGTACCAACGACCGTATCCGCGTCCCCGAGGTCCGCCTCGTGGGTCCCGCTGGAGAACAGGTCGGCGTCGTCAAGATCGAGGTCGCTCTGCGACTCGCACAGGACGCAGACCTGGACCTGGTCGAGGTCGCCCCCAACTCCAAGCCGCCCGTGGCCAAGATCATGGACTACGGGAAGTTCAAGTATGAGCAGGCTCAGAAGCTCAAGGAAGCACGTCGCAATCAGGCGAACACGATCCTCAAGGAGGTCCGTTTCCGCCTGAAGATCGACAAGCACGACTACGAGACCAAGCGCAAGCGCGCTGAGGGCTTCCTTAAGGCCGGCGATAAGGTCAAGGCGATGATCCTCTTCCGCGGTCGCGAGCAGTCGCGGCCCGAAATGGGTGTCCGTCTGCTTCAGCGTTTTGCGGAGGACGTCGCCGAATTCGGTCAGGTCGAGTCCACGCCGACCATCGACGGTCGCAACATGGTGATGGTCATTGGCCCGCTGAAGAACAAGTCCGAGGCGAAGGCAGAGGCCAATGCGGTCCGCGCCGCTCGTCGCGAGGCCAACACCCCCGAGGACACGGCCGAGGCCGAGTCCGTCTAA
- the rpmI gene encoding 50S ribosomal protein L35: protein MPKMKTHSGAKKRFKVTGSGKVMKQQAGMRHNLESKSSVRTRRLNQDQVLAPQDAKVAKKLLGL, encoded by the coding sequence ATGCCCAAGATGAAGACCCACTCGGGTGCCAAGAAGCGCTTCAAGGTGACCGGCTCCGGCAAGGTCATGAAGCAGCAGGCCGGTATGCGTCACAACCTGGAGTCCAAGTCCAGCGTCCGCACGCGCCGCCTCAACCAGGACCAGGTCCTCGCCCCGCAGGACGCCAAGGTCGCCAAGAAGCTTCTCGGTCTGTAG